The following coding sequences are from one Paramormyrops kingsleyae isolate MSU_618 chromosome 21, PKINGS_0.4, whole genome shotgun sequence window:
- the LOC111847497 gene encoding peroxiredoxin-6-like produces the protein MPGILLGDVFPDFEAETTIGHIKLHDYLGDSWGIFFSHPRDYTPVCTTELARASKLSGEFTKRNVKLIALSIDSVDDHHGWSKDIMAYNNEAPACKLPFPIIADAKRVLAGKLGMLDPDERDKDGMPLTARCVFVIGPDKKLKLSILYPATTGRNFDELLRVIDSLQLTAHNRVATPVGWKPGDRVMVPPSIPEVEAAALYPAGVFTKDLPSGKKYLRYTPQP, from the exons ATGCCCGGAATACTGCTGGGGGACGTGTTCCCTGATTTTGAAGCCGAAACCACCATCGGCCATATAAAACTGCATGATTATTTGGGAGACTC GTGGGGCATCTTCTTTTCGCACCCCCGGGACTACACCCCAGTGTGCACCACCGAGCTCGCCCGCGCCTCCAAACTCAGCGGGGAATTCACCAAGCGCAACGTGAAGTTGATCGCGCTGTCCATTGACAGCGTGGACGACCACCACGGCTGGAGCAAA GACATCATGGCATACAACAATGAGGCTCCTGCCTGCAAGCTCCCGTTTCCCATCATAGCAGACGCAAAACGGGTGCTGGCAGGGAAGTTGGGTATGCTGGATCCTGATGAGAGGGACAAAGATGGGATGCCACTCACTGCACGCTGT GTGTTTGTGATTGGCCCAGACAAGAAACTTAAGCTATCCATCCTTTACCCTGCGACGACGGGACGCAACTTCGATGAACTCCTGCGTGTCATAGACTCCCTACAGCTGACGGCACATAATCGAGTAGCCACCCCGGTGGGCTGGAAG CCTGGCGATCGGGTCATGGTTCCACCAAGCATTCCTGAAGTCGAGGCCGCAGCTCTGTATCCGGCTGGAGTTTTCACAAAAGATCTGCCTTCTGGGAAGAAGTACCTGCGTTACACCCCCCAACCATAA